One Amycolatopsis sp. NBC_00355 genomic window carries:
- a CDS encoding S1 family peptidase has protein sequence MRIRALLSAGLFALAAAVVTAAPASAVANGADVPQGTFKFAAKLTMTDIPRTDGTKYNSACSGSLIAKKWIITAGHCFHDAARNPVSGPVPYPTSVLLGTTTVDKPGITRNVVTVYQSPSNDIAIAELDKPVFGVEPLSLNHKTPVVGQKVVLAGWGSLTSVDPTPGTKLQQGLMKVATVDPLYTGVTGFAPTSTTSACTYDSGAPYFVPTGKNGGRLVSIESDGPDCPHDQAESTARVDVVADWIASHIG, from the coding sequence ATGCGCATCCGCGCTTTGCTTTCCGCAGGTCTGTTCGCGCTCGCCGCGGCGGTCGTCACCGCCGCACCGGCATCGGCCGTGGCCAACGGCGCCGACGTCCCGCAGGGGACGTTCAAGTTCGCCGCGAAGCTGACCATGACGGACATCCCGCGCACCGACGGCACGAAGTACAACAGCGCGTGCTCGGGTTCGCTGATCGCCAAGAAGTGGATCATCACCGCCGGCCACTGCTTCCACGACGCGGCCCGCAACCCGGTCTCCGGCCCGGTGCCCTACCCGACGTCGGTGCTGCTGGGCACCACCACCGTCGACAAGCCGGGGATCACGCGCAACGTCGTGACGGTGTACCAGTCACCGAGCAACGACATCGCGATCGCCGAGCTCGACAAGCCCGTCTTCGGCGTCGAACCGCTGTCGCTCAACCACAAAACGCCGGTCGTGGGCCAGAAGGTCGTGCTCGCGGGCTGGGGCAGCTTGACGTCGGTCGACCCGACGCCGGGCACGAAACTGCAGCAGGGCTTGATGAAGGTCGCCACCGTCGACCCCCTGTACACCGGCGTGACGGGCTTCGCCCCGACGTCGACCACCAGCGCGTGCACCTACGACTCGGGCGCCCCGTACTTCGTGCCGACCGGCAAGAACGGCGGCCGCCTGGTCTCCATCGAGAGCGACGGCCCGGACTGCCCCCACGACCAGGCCGAGTCCACCGCGCGCGTCGACGTCGTCGCGGACTGGATCGCTTCACACATCGGCTGA
- a CDS encoding S1 family peptidase gives MRLRALLAAVVLTITTAPAALAAPGIANGSDVPQGRFGFVAKLAMTKIPRPDGSTYSSYCTGALVAPGWLLTTGHCFHDAARNRVSGKVPYPTTATLGLTDEATESGVARKVTEVIQAKENDVALARLDTPVSTVKPLPLDRTLPKVGDQLTLAGWGSLTSTNPKPATRMQQGTVAVATVAPTTLGVRGASPAITTSACTYDSGAPYFTPNGLVALEATGPGCPHAGIETTSRADVLADWITKTTG, from the coding sequence ATGCGCCTGCGCGCCCTGCTAGCCGCTGTTGTCCTGACCATCACCACCGCCCCTGCCGCCTTGGCCGCGCCAGGGATCGCCAACGGCTCAGACGTCCCCCAGGGTCGGTTCGGGTTCGTCGCGAAGCTCGCGATGACGAAGATCCCCCGCCCGGACGGTTCGACGTACAGCAGCTACTGCACGGGCGCGCTGGTCGCGCCCGGATGGCTCCTCACCACCGGCCACTGCTTCCACGACGCGGCCCGCAACCGCGTCTCGGGCAAGGTCCCCTACCCCACCACCGCGACCCTCGGGCTGACCGACGAGGCCACGGAGTCGGGCGTGGCCCGCAAGGTGACCGAGGTGATCCAGGCGAAAGAGAACGACGTGGCGCTGGCCCGCCTCGACACCCCGGTGAGCACGGTGAAGCCCCTGCCGCTCGACCGCACGCTCCCCAAGGTGGGCGACCAGCTGACCTTGGCCGGCTGGGGCAGCCTGACCAGCACGAACCCCAAGCCGGCCACCCGGATGCAGCAGGGCACGGTAGCGGTGGCGACGGTGGCCCCGACAACGCTGGGAGTCCGCGGCGCGAGCCCGGCGATCACCACGAGTGCCTGCACCTACGACTCCGGAGCCCCGTACTTCACCCCGAACGGCCTAGTAGCGCTGGAAGCAACGGGCCCCGGCTGCCCGCACGCGGGCATCGAAACCACGTCCCGCGCGGACGTCCTGGCCGACTGGATCACCAAGACGACGGGCTGA
- a CDS encoding penicillin acylase family protein: protein MRRGIRTLTLTALAGLVAGLTQVAVTAPAAEAAAAPNDYCGGQCSDILPPGENGNGTLADILAHKVLGTRPAHAADQLGKYSSLAGGYQTLTTGAINQYFNDSSFGVAADQVASTIQPRSDVTIVRDKALGVPHITGTTRAGTEFGAGYAAGQDRLWLMDVLRHAARGQVTSFAGGAQANRELEQSFFANAPYTEAELQQQIDHVAASGPRGAQGLSDAQAYVDGINKYITDSHSGRYFPGEYVLTGHVDAITNNGTIDPFKLTDLVALASLVGAEFGAGGGGEVQNAVAKLALQEQYGAAQGEKVWQSLRSEDDPEAVKTLHDGQTFPYGKTPANAVGQALPDKGSVTPQQLVFDQTGSASTATPSTVDVPAPAAQEPARGMFDNGVLPGDMLTDKHGMSNALVVSGSKTASGHPVAVFGPQTGYFAPQLLLLQELQGPGISARGAAFAGLSMYVLLGRGQDYSWSATTSAQDIIDTYALNLCDPSGKAPTKDSNYYTYKGQCLPMDTVEVKDSWSPTVADGTAAGSYTLRAYRTKYGPVLSRATVGGKPVAYAQLRSSLFHEADSLIGFQELNDPGYVKSAADFQKAAADINFTFNWFYADSKDIAYFNSGANPARQSNVDPNLPVWGDQGHDWIGWNPAGNVANYTPASQHPQSVNQDYYVSWNNAQANGYAAAGADKSAVHRVDLLDTRVKTMILTGTKVTRVNLTQAMEDAALADLRAERVLPLLLQVLDKTPTTGAAADAEAKLKAWMANGHKRTETTAGSKAYADADAIRIFDAWWPLLVQAEFKPGMGDNAYNAMTGVLGINESPSGFQNGNGQHTGQPHKGSSFQFGWWGYVSKDIRQVLGQPVAGPLGSTFCGGGNVTTCRQALVDSLTTAAGQAANTVYPGDASCSAGDQWCADTIVHNPLGGITQDKITWQNRPTFQQVVEYTAHRGDNIANLAPGKTVSATSAETGFYPSPASNAIDGNASTRWASDWSDDQAITVDLGSVQPVSRVALSWESAYGKGYKIQTSPDAVNWTDAAVVTNGDGGQDNVSFAPTQARFVKLQGVQRGTKYGYSLYEFEVYAH, encoded by the coding sequence ATGCGACGCGGCATCCGCACCCTGACCTTGACGGCTTTGGCGGGCTTGGTCGCCGGGCTAACCCAGGTCGCTGTCACCGCTCCGGCCGCCGAGGCGGCCGCAGCACCCAACGACTACTGCGGCGGGCAGTGCAGCGACATCCTGCCGCCCGGCGAAAACGGCAACGGCACGCTGGCGGACATCCTGGCGCACAAGGTGCTCGGCACCCGCCCGGCGCACGCGGCCGACCAGCTCGGCAAGTACTCCTCGCTGGCCGGTGGCTACCAGACGCTGACCACCGGGGCGATCAACCAGTACTTCAACGACTCGTCGTTCGGCGTCGCCGCCGACCAGGTCGCCAGCACGATCCAGCCGCGTTCCGACGTGACGATCGTGCGCGACAAGGCCCTCGGCGTCCCGCACATCACCGGCACCACGCGCGCCGGCACCGAGTTCGGCGCCGGGTACGCGGCCGGGCAGGACCGGCTGTGGCTGATGGACGTCCTGCGCCACGCCGCCCGCGGCCAGGTGACGTCGTTCGCCGGCGGCGCCCAGGCCAACCGCGAGCTGGAGCAGAGCTTCTTCGCGAACGCGCCCTACACCGAAGCCGAGCTGCAGCAGCAGATCGACCACGTCGCCGCGAGCGGCCCGCGCGGCGCGCAGGGCCTGTCCGACGCGCAGGCGTACGTCGACGGGATCAACAAGTACATCACCGACTCCCACAGCGGCCGCTACTTCCCGGGCGAGTACGTGCTCACCGGGCACGTCGACGCGATCACCAACAACGGCACCATCGACCCGTTCAAGCTGACCGACCTGGTCGCGCTCGCGTCGCTGGTCGGCGCCGAGTTCGGCGCCGGTGGTGGCGGTGAGGTGCAGAACGCCGTCGCGAAGCTGGCGCTGCAGGAGCAGTACGGCGCCGCGCAGGGGGAGAAGGTCTGGCAGAGCCTGCGGTCCGAGGACGACCCCGAGGCCGTCAAGACCCTGCACGACGGGCAGACGTTCCCCTACGGCAAGACCCCGGCCAACGCCGTCGGGCAGGCCCTGCCGGACAAGGGTTCGGTGACCCCGCAGCAGCTGGTGTTCGACCAGACCGGTTCGGCGTCGACCGCGACTCCGTCCACTGTGGACGTCCCGGCGCCGGCCGCGCAGGAGCCCGCCCGCGGGATGTTCGACAACGGCGTGCTGCCCGGCGACATGCTGACCGACAAGCACGGCATGTCGAACGCGCTGGTCGTGTCCGGCTCGAAGACCGCCAGCGGCCACCCGGTCGCCGTCTTCGGCCCGCAGACCGGGTACTTCGCGCCGCAGCTGCTCCTGCTGCAGGAACTGCAGGGACCGGGCATCAGCGCCCGCGGCGCGGCCTTCGCCGGGCTGAGCATGTACGTGCTCCTCGGTCGCGGCCAGGACTACTCGTGGAGCGCGACGACGTCGGCGCAGGACATCATCGACACCTACGCGCTGAACCTGTGCGACCCGAGCGGCAAGGCGCCGACTAAGGACTCGAACTACTACACGTACAAGGGCCAGTGCCTGCCGATGGACACCGTGGAGGTCAAGGACTCCTGGAGCCCGACGGTCGCCGACGGTACCGCGGCCGGCTCGTACACCCTGCGTGCCTACCGCACGAAGTACGGCCCGGTGCTGAGCCGGGCGACGGTCGGCGGTAAACCCGTGGCGTACGCGCAGCTGCGGTCCTCGCTCTTCCACGAGGCCGACTCGCTGATCGGCTTCCAGGAGCTGAACGACCCGGGTTACGTCAAGTCCGCGGCGGACTTCCAGAAGGCCGCGGCCGACATCAACTTCACGTTCAACTGGTTCTACGCCGACTCGAAGGACATCGCGTACTTCAACTCCGGCGCCAACCCGGCCCGGCAGTCCAATGTGGACCCGAACCTGCCGGTGTGGGGTGACCAGGGGCACGACTGGATCGGCTGGAACCCGGCCGGCAACGTCGCGAACTACACCCCGGCGTCGCAGCACCCGCAGTCGGTCAACCAGGACTACTACGTCAGCTGGAACAACGCGCAGGCCAACGGCTACGCGGCGGCGGGTGCGGACAAGTCCGCCGTGCACCGCGTCGACCTGCTCGACACGCGCGTCAAGACGATGATCCTCACCGGCACCAAGGTCACCCGGGTCAACCTGACCCAGGCGATGGAGGACGCCGCGCTGGCCGACCTGCGCGCCGAGCGCGTCCTGCCGCTGCTGCTGCAGGTGCTCGACAAGACGCCGACCACCGGTGCGGCCGCCGATGCCGAGGCGAAGCTGAAGGCGTGGATGGCCAACGGCCACAAGCGGACGGAAACCACGGCCGGCAGCAAGGCGTACGCCGACGCCGACGCGATCCGGATCTTCGACGCGTGGTGGCCGCTGCTGGTCCAGGCCGAGTTCAAGCCGGGAATGGGCGACAACGCCTACAACGCGATGACGGGCGTGCTGGGCATCAACGAAAGCCCGTCCGGCTTCCAGAACGGCAACGGCCAGCACACCGGTCAGCCGCACAAGGGCTCGTCGTTCCAGTTCGGCTGGTGGGGTTACGTCAGCAAGGACATCCGGCAGGTGCTCGGCCAGCCGGTGGCCGGCCCGCTCGGCAGCACGTTCTGCGGCGGCGGCAACGTCACCACGTGCCGCCAGGCGCTCGTCGACTCGCTGACCACCGCCGCGGGCCAGGCCGCGAACACCGTCTACCCCGGTGACGCGAGCTGCTCCGCGGGCGACCAGTGGTGTGCCGACACGATCGTGCACAACCCGCTGGGCGGCATCACGCAGGACAAGATCACCTGGCAGAACCGCCCGACGTTCCAGCAGGTCGTCGAGTACACGGCGCACCGCGGCGACAACATCGCCAACCTCGCGCCCGGGAAGACGGTCAGCGCCACCAGCGCCGAAACCGGCTTCTACCCCTCACCGGCGTCGAACGCGATCGACGGCAACGCCTCGACCCGCTGGGCCAGCGACTGGAGCGACGACCAGGCGATCACCGTCGACCTCGGCTCGGTCCAG
- a CDS encoding FKBP-type peptidyl-prolyl cis-trans isomerase — MTLEKPQIDRPDGTPPADLEITDITVGDGAEATPGKAVTVHYVGVSHSTGEEFDASWNRGEPLRFGLGAGQVISGWDQGVAGMKIGGRRKLVIPPHLGYGDRGAGGVIKPGETLIFVVDLVGVN; from the coding sequence ATGACCTTGGAAAAGCCCCAGATCGACCGCCCGGACGGCACCCCGCCGGCCGACCTCGAGATCACCGACATCACCGTCGGCGACGGCGCGGAGGCCACTCCCGGCAAGGCCGTCACCGTGCACTACGTCGGTGTCTCCCACTCCACCGGCGAGGAGTTCGACGCATCCTGGAACCGCGGCGAGCCGCTGCGCTTCGGCCTCGGCGCGGGCCAGGTCATCTCCGGCTGGGACCAGGGTGTCGCGGGGATGAAGATCGGCGGGCGGCGCAAGCTCGTCATCCCGCCGCACCTGGGCTACGGCGACCGCGGCGCGGGCGGCGTCATCAAGCCCGGCGAGACCCTCATCTTCGTCGTCGACCTGGTCGGCGTGAACTGA
- a CDS encoding S1 family peptidase, producing MRVRAVLSAALLTLAAGLATAGPASAVANGSDVPAGQFQFAAKLTMTNIPKPDGTKYNSACSGALIAARWIVTAGHCFHDANRVRVSGPVPYPTSVLLGTVNQSTPGVTRNVVTVYQAAANDIAIATLDADVTGITPLTVNRLTPSLGQQLTLAGWGSLTATNPTPSTKLQQGTVKVGQVATSTLGVQGVAPTSTTSACVYDSGAPYFVAAGTGGQLVSVESSGPDCPHNQLETTSRVDVVADWISSHTG from the coding sequence ATGCGCGTTCGCGCTGTGCTTTCCGCTGCCCTTCTGACCCTCGCCGCCGGCCTCGCCACCGCGGGTCCGGCTTCGGCCGTGGCCAACGGTTCCGACGTCCCGGCGGGCCAGTTCCAGTTCGCCGCGAAACTCACGATGACGAACATCCCGAAACCCGACGGCACCAAGTACAACAGCGCCTGCTCGGGCGCGCTGATCGCGGCGAGGTGGATCGTCACCGCCGGCCACTGCTTCCACGACGCGAACCGCGTCCGCGTCTCCGGCCCGGTGCCGTACCCGACGTCGGTGCTGCTCGGCACGGTCAACCAGAGCACGCCGGGCGTGACGCGCAACGTGGTGACCGTCTACCAGGCCGCCGCGAACGACATCGCCATCGCGACCCTCGACGCCGACGTCACCGGCATCACGCCGCTGACGGTCAACCGGCTCACGCCGTCGCTCGGGCAGCAGCTGACGCTCGCCGGCTGGGGCAGCCTCACGGCGACCAACCCGACGCCGTCGACGAAGCTGCAGCAGGGCACGGTGAAGGTCGGCCAGGTGGCCACCTCGACGCTGGGCGTGCAGGGCGTCGCGCCGACGTCGACGACGAGCGCCTGCGTGTACGACTCGGGCGCGCCGTACTTCGTCGCGGCCGGCACCGGCGGGCAGCTGGTCTCGGTGGAGTCGTCCGGTCCGGACTGCCCCCACAACCAGCTCGAGACGACGTCGCGGGTCGACGTCGTCGCGGATTGGATCTCTTCGCACACGGGCTGA